The window ACCGCGTCGGGTCATCAAGGCGAAGGGATCAAGACGCCGAGGAATTTCAACATCGATCTCACCGGCAAATGGCTCCTCGTCGGCAGCCAGGACGGCCGCAACGTGGCCGTTTTCAAGATCGATCAAGCGACCGGCGCCCTCACGCCGACCGGCAACAAGATCGAAGTCTCGGCGCCGGTCTGCATCAAGTTTGCGAAGCAGTAACTGCCGATGTTGACGCGTGATCAATGGGCGCTAGCGGCGGCGGGTTTGCTGCTGCTGGCAAATATCGTGGTGCCGACGGTGATCGGGGATTTGTATCCCTTCACCTCGGGTCCCATGTTTCGCGATGCGCCGACGCGGTACTGCAACTACCGCGTTTACGGCCCGAACGGCCAACTACTCGATGCCGAGGTGTTCCTCGCCCATCGCATCTATGATGGCAATCCCGTTGGCTATGGTGTGGGCATCAAACCCCCGGCCGTGCTCGAAGAGTTTGGTAGCGAGCGCGACGAAACTTTCTGCCGTCAGCACATGGTGGAGCGACTCGCCGAAGAAGTGAATCGCGGCTATCCGTTTGTCGAAATCGAACAAGAAGTGGTCGGGGCAGTCGATGGCCAGCGCGTGGGAGTGATTCGAAGTGATCGCTGGCGGGTGGAGAATCCGCATTATCGGGGTGAGCGATAATGACGGTATCGTGCTAAAATACGAATCGTGCCAATACAGTAGTGATTGAGGGACGTGCGATGACTGCGAAAGACGCCTTGCTCGATATTGCCCAGAAACTTCCGGACGATGCATCGTTCGAGGGAGTCATGGAAGAGTTGCTGCTGCGTAAAAAGGTTGAAGATGGACGTAAAGACCTCAAGGAAGGAAACACGCTGACCCAAGAGCAGGTCCGTCAAGAGTTGCAGCGATGGGTAAAATAGTTTGGTCTCGTCGCGCCGCAACTGCTATCGCATCATGTATGAAGTTCATCGCGATGCGATTCTCCTCGTCACTATCATTCACGGTGCACGTAACCTTCCAGCCACGAGAGTAGAGCTGAATTCCTAATCGCCAATGCTCCTGACTCCCTCCTGGCAAGACCAACTCACTCGCCGTTCGCTGCCGCAGTTTGGTCAGTTGATTAACTGGGCGCTGCTCGCCACGGCGGCGGCGTTGCTCTTTTTGTCGTTCGAAGTGCGCGAGGGAACTCGGCAGTCGCCTTCGACGATCCTGTCTATTCTGCCGCACGCGTGGATCGTCTCGCCGGCATTGCTTTGGGGAAGTCGCGCGGCGCTCGCGATCGGCGGCGTGCTCTGGGCGCTGAATCGCGGCCTGCCTTGGTCGTGCTGGCTGACGACGGCGGGATTCACCGCGCTCTGGTCGATCCATGTCGAGACGACGTACAACACAGCGCACATTTTCAACTTGCCGAACATGCTGCTGGTGATTCAGTCGCTGTGGATCACGTTCGAATCGCCAGAGATGCGAGCCGCGATCAAGGCCGGCAAGTTTTATAAAACGCCGCTGCTGCCGCGGTGGGTGGTGCTGACCGGCATCGCTTACGTCGGACTGTTTCACACTGCAGCTGGACTGACGAAGCTGATGTACAGCGGGCCAGGCTGGGCAAACGGTATTTCGCTCCAGCTGTGGACGCATCTGTGGGGCCATTCGTGGGCGCCGTCGACGTGGATCATTCTTTCGAGTCGCACATTCACGCAGATCTTGCAGGGGGCCACGCTGGTCATCGAAACGGCCGGCGTGCTCGCGGTGTTTCCGCGCCTGCGGACGTGGATCGGCCTGGGCATCATCGGCTTTTATGCGGGTGTGTTGCTGACGTTTGATTATGGGTTTCATTTCAACGCGTTGTTCACTGCGCTCTATTTGCTGCCGATCGAACCTTGGTTGACGGCGCGAGCGGAACGTCAACTCGCTCGACAAGTATGACGCACGACGATCCTAGTACCGAGCCAGTCGAGAGCGCGCTGCAGGCGAGCGCCGCACTCACCAGTGCTACGCGCCGCGGCGCACCGCTGGTGCTGATTGGGCATCTGGCTTCGCAGCTTATCGGCCTGGGAACGCTCGCCATTCTCTTTCGCTTGCTGGGACCGGCGGAATTCGGCTTGCTCGCCGCGGTGCTGCCTGCGGTGATGTTGCCGCGGATGGCGGCGACGCTGGGGCCGGGCATTGCGGTGATGCAGCGGCGGGATCTGTCGCAGATGCAGCTCAGCGTTCTCTTCTGGCTGCAGGTGTTTGCGGGGATTGCGGCGACGGCGACGACCGTCGTCATCTGCTGGTTGCAGGCCCGTTACTACCACGAGCCGGCGCTGTTCGCCGTGGGCGTCGTTCTCGCCGGCGGGACTTTGTTCGCCGCGCTCGGCAATCAGCATCAGGCATTGCTCGAAAGAGATTTGCGCTTCGGCGCCGCGAGTTTGTTGCGCCTGGTCGCGCAGTTGATCGCGTGCATCGCGGCAATCGGCTGGGCCGTGTATCGTCCCGATGTTTGGGCGCTTGTGATTCAGCATGTGCTGGAGCTCGCCGTGCTGTTCGTCGGCAGTTGGCTGCTGCTGAAATGGTGGCCGGCCTGGCCGAAGCGTCCGTGGCACGTGCGCGAGTTGCTGAACTTCAGCGTCGCTTATTCGGTCAGTTCGCTGGTCCATTTTCTCGCACAGAATCTGGAGAAGATTCTGTTGCCGTTCTTTTTTGGCGTCACCGGCAATCGCGCGCTCGGTTTGTATTCGCAGGCTTTCGGGCTCATGATCAAGCCGGTCTATCTCCTCACGTCGCCGCTCACCGGCGTGATGGTTTCGTCGCTGGCCAAGGCGGAACCAGGCAGCGAGTTGTATTCGCGCCTGACCGCGCGCTTCTTTCGCATGTCGGCCCTTGGGTTATTTCCGTGCGCGATCGGTTTATCGCTGGTGAGCAACGACCTCATGCTGCTCGTCGGTGGCGGCGCATGGCGCGACGGCGGCGAGTTGCTCGGTTGGCTGGCTCCTGCGATCATCTCGATCGGTTTGCAGAATCTGGCCATCTTTGTGCTTGCTTCCCGCGGCCGTGGGCGGGAGTTGCTGATCGCGTCGTTCTGGCTGCTCGCTCTGCTGTTGCAAGGGGCTGCCATCGGCATGTATGTCGGCGGGCACAATGCGGGAAACGAATCGCTGAATGCGAGCCTGGGACTGGCCATCGCGTTCACGCTCGTGCATCTTTTTGTCTGGTGCTTGCCGTTTTTGTGGTTCGCGCTGCAGATTGTGCAGGTTTCGCCGTGGCAAATCGCGCGGCAGTTATGGCCCGCGGCGCGCTCGGCGGCGGTGATGGGACTGGTGGTGATCGTCACGCGCGAACTGGTGTTTAAGCAAGATAATTACTCGCCGAGCGTGCGACTGGCGACGCTCGTGCTGACGGGCGTTGTCACCTATCTGCTGATCGCGGCGCGTGAAATTTTGCAGCTGCGGCGGGAATGGGCCAACTGATTGGAGATATTTTCAGCTTGAAATTAACTCCACGGCGGCTATGTTAAGCGGAATCCAGATTAGCTCTCTCCTGAATTCATCGAGGCGACGATGTCTTCACGCAATCGCGGTTTCACGCTCGTCGAACTGCTCGTGGTCATTGCGATCATTGGCATCTTGGTCGCACTGTTGCTACCCGCAGTGCAAGCGGCGCGCGAAGCGGCCCGGCGAATGCGTTGTACGAACAACGTCAAGCAGCTGACGCTTGCCTGCCACAATTTCGAAGACACATTCAAGACGCTTCCCTACGGCCGCAAGTACGATTTTTGGGATACGTACACCTGGACGCAGCTGACTCTGCCGTACATCGAACAGCGGGCAGTGCATGAAAACTATTGGACGCTGACGCAGACGCCGAACACCGGTTCTTATCCCGGGCCGAATGGTCCGATTGGTGATGACGCCCGCCTGCGACTCGCGCGACACACGGTGATCCCCACCTGGAACTGCCCGACCGATCTGGGCGTGAAGCAGAATGAAATCGGCACGGCCGCGTATGGTTTCATTCGTGGCAACTATCGCGGCTGTGTCGGCAGCGGCGATATGTATGGATTGGCTCCGTCGAACGTCACGGGAACTGGCTGGTCGATGGGCGCATTCGGCGTCAAGTCAGGCCAAAGCAGCGATCCCGGCGCTACCGTGCAAACGATGGGTTGCAAGCTGGCCGAGATCACCGATGGCACGGCAAACACGCTCTTGATTTCCGAAGGGATCTCGAACTCGGTGACGCCCGGTTGGGGCGGCCCGATCGGCGAGATCATTTATGGAAACATCGGCGGAGCATTGTTCAACTCGACCCTCACGCCGAATTCGACGATTGCCGATCAGGTGTATGGGCCCTGCCCTGCCGCGGCGGGCGACACACGTTATCGCGCGCCGTGCGCGACGCTTGGCGGCAGCGCCTGGTTTCAACCTTCCGCGCAAGGCGCGCACGCGGCAGCGCGAAGTTTTCATCCAGCCGGAGTCGTCGTCAGCCTGGCCGACGGCTCGACGCGGTTTGTGATGGATAGCGTCGACGTGCTCATCTGGCGGGCGGCTGGCACGCGCGACGGCGGCGAATCACTGGCTTTGCCGTAGGCGAACAGCGAACGAAAGTCCTCTTCATGCAATTCAGATTCTTCGGCGTCTTCGTCGCGCTCGTGATGGCGGCAGCTTTCGTTGGTTGCGGCAATTCACAAGGCACGGTATCTGGCAGCGTGACGATCTCTGGTCAGCCGCTTGCCAAGGGGCAGATTCAATTCACCCCGCCCACTGGCGGCACACCCGTGGGTGCGGCGATTGTGGCGGGCAAATACACGGCGGTGAACGTCGTGCCGGGTGACAAGCAAGTCCTCATCACCGAGGAAGTCGAACAAGCGGTCGCTCTGACGCACGAAGAGATGCAAAAGCAAATGGCGTCCGGCGCTCGCCCGGCGCCACCGCTGAAGAGTCGCATCTCGCCGACGACCAAAGGGAACGGCAAAACGGTCACGATCAAAGTCGGCTCGCAAACGCAAGATTTTCTGCTCGAGCCGTAACGCTCAACGGATGAGCGCGATCGCGCCGATGCCGACCAAGACTGCGAGCAGGATCACCATTCCGAAACAGCCGCGACCGCCGCTGCCACCACCAGCAGCCGGCTGTTGTGTGAGCGCGGCTTCGAGCGCCTCGACTTCTTGCTTGGCCTCCAGCAGGCTGCAACCGGCTTGCTGGCGATAGATCTTGATCGCTTCCAGCTTTTGCCCCTGACGGACTAGTTGCTCGATCTGCTGCCGATCGATCACTGGCGACGGCTGCGCTAAAATCTGCACTGGCTCGATCGCTTGTCGATTAGCCAGCTGTTCCACAGCGAGACGATCGACAATTTGCTTGGCATCGAGCAGCGACAGGCCGGTGGCATCCTTGACGACCTTAATCGCTTCCATCTTGTGTCCGCGGCCGATGATCACGAGTACTTCATCTAGCAAGGCATCGCTGAGCGGACCACGGCTTTGGTTGTGTCCGACAGGCTGCGGCTGCCCGACCTGCGCCGGCTGCGATGCGCCGCAGTAAGCGCAAACCGGCGTGGCTACAGGAAGTTCGCGAAGGCAGTGAATGCAGGAGGGCATAAGAGTTCTCACCAATCTAGCGGAGCTAACTGCCCGAACGGACACGCGAAGGGAACGCAGGGTTCGCTGTACGATGCGAAGTGGCTACTAACGACGCCAGCGTATCGCGCAGCTAGAATGCCGAGAATCCTGCTACCGACTCGTCGGTCTTACCGAATGTCGCCACCATGAAACGCGAATCTCGTGCTCCAGTAATTTTCGCCATTGCGTTGCTGCTCTTACCAGTGCTGTATGTGGCGAGTTATTTCGCCCTGGTACACCACTCGGTGAAAACAATTACGCTGGAAATCAGCAGCAGTGGTGGCACGCCGGGAAGTCCGCCACCGCAGGACTGGCACATGGCGAGACACTATCGCTTTGAAGCTGACGGGTGGGCCAGCCAATTTTATTGGCCGTTGGAACAAGTCGATCGCCTGCTGAGGCCGCATGTGTGGGCCGAACCTCACAACAGCGTATCCGGGGTAAACACGTTTCTCGCTCGGTGATTGCCCGAACACGCCGCGGGCGAAACGCAGATCAATGACGCGGCCGCTCGACCCCTTCGTGGCCGGCAACGGTTGACATGGCTTCGATGTCGGCAGCCGAGGTGTTGTCAGGTAGGAATCGGACCTCGCCATCGGCGAAGAGGACATTGGCGCCGTTGCTGTGATTGCCCCCCAGGTCGCCGCCGATTTGAAAGTCGATCTGGTTCCCGACGAGGTCGACGGGCTCCATCCAACTCTTGCCGTTGCTTTCAACTTCGACGACCAGCAGCGTAGACGCAGGATCGTCCTTGATGTCGGTCATGTTTCGCGACGCGGCATCGGGAAACATGGTCTTCGGCCCGGTGATGACAACGTAGTTGCTTTCGTGCAGCGTGCGGGCGTTTTGATCGAGAGGCGAAGCGAAGAGCCGCGGCATTTGTGCAGCCAGGGAGAGATTTTGCGGCGCGTCCCAAGGCTCGTTGAGATTGATCTGTTGATGCAGCAACTGCCCCTCGGAGCCGAGATAGGGCAGGATCAGCACTCGCCAGCTGTGCAGCGGTTTGCCAGCCGCATCGACTGAGTAGGCCGGCGGAAAGTTGCCATTGTTAGCGGCTTGGTAGGCGAGAATGGCCTGGCCGATCTTGCGCAGGTTGTTGGCACAGGTGCGCTTGGCTGCGGCCTGATTGGCGGCGAGGAGCGCAGGTTTGCCGACGGCTTGATAGAAGGCAAAGAAGGCGATGCCGAAACCGATCACGAGCAAACCACCAATGATCGCGAGCTGATAGTTGCCGCGGCGAACTCCCTGCACGGCTGCGCGAAACGAATAGCCGGCCCGCGCCGAAGGTACGGTGACCAGCCGGCCACAGTTGACGCAGGGGCCGGTGTGGCCGGCGAATGGATCGTCGACCAGCGTGGTTTCGCCACAGTAGGGACAGGAGAAGTGGATGGGCATGGCCGTTACTTGGAGCGAAAGTCCTTCACCAGTTGCTGATACTGTTTCGCCAGGTTTTCGATTTTCTTGAGATCGCCGGCGGCAACAACTTTGGGATCGACCAGCGAACTGCCAACGCCCAGCGCACACGCGCCGGCTTTAAGAAAATCGGTCGCGGTTTCCAAATTCACGCCGCCGGTCGGCATGAGACGGATGTGCGGCAGCGGGCCATGCAGGGCCTTCAGATACTTAGGGCCGGTGATTTCGGACGGGAAGATTTTGACGATGTCGGCCCCGGCTTGCCACGCGGTGACAACTTCGGTCGGTGTGAACGCGCCGGGCATGATCGGCTTGCTGTAGCGCTTGCACATTTCGATAACTTGCACGTTCACGGCGGGCGACACGATGAACTCGGCGCCGGCGAGCAATGCGGCCCGGCAGGTCTCCGGATCGAGCACGGTCCCCGCGCCGAGCAGCACGCGCTTGCCGAGCTTGTCGGCCACTTTTTCCAAAACCTGCACGGCCTTCGGAACCGTAAAAGTCACCTCCATCACATCAACGCCGCCAGCCAGCAAGGCTTCGGCGACGTCGACGAGCAGCTCGCCACTTTCAGCGCGAATGACGGCGACAATGCAGGAATCGAGAACACGGGCGAGGGAACTGGGCACTGCGGGAACTCCTGGGGGTGATGCGGGAGTGCATTGTAATGCAGGCGGGGGAGAGAAGAAGTATGAGGGTTTGAGCGTGTGGGAGTGAGGGCGTATGGGCGAGAGTGAGCCAGTGAGTAAATGTGATTCGCGCAGCGAATCGTCGCTCCCTCGCCCCGCTTCGGGGAGAGGGTGGGGTGAGGGGTTTGAAGCTCACTTCAACTTTCCTTCACGCGCCTTAACAACAGGCCAACGCGATAGCCAAGGCAACTCGCAGCACCGGCCCCTCACCCTAACCCTCTCCCCTGAGTACAGGGGCGAGGGAACAGGAGTTTTTGAGCGAACCATCGTGGCACTCCCGCCGTACAGATTCCCAGCGAGGGAAGACTCCTCGCTTTCTAGGCTCATGACGGCCGCCAATCGCAAAAACGCCATTTTGTCGCTGTTTCGTCGTCCGCGGCTCCAACTCGGGTTCCCCCCCGATCGGCTTTCCAAGGCCGGAAAACTGGACTACCTCCGCCGTATGTGCATAATATCCAGCAGGTAACGGATGCACCGGGTACGCCCGCAAGCTACCCAACGGCGGAATTCCATGAAGCAACTCTCGCCGGAGACGTTTGCCCAGTTGTTGATCTGGGGGAGCGTGCTCCTAGGTTTGATCGCCATCGCGGCGCTATTTTTGGGAAAGTTGCGCGGAAGCGCGCAGCAATCCGAAGATTCAGCCAGCCAACTGCTATCGAACTTGCAAGATTTGCGACAGGAGGGTGACATCAGCGACACCGAATACCGAACTATAAAAGCGGTGCTAGGAGCTCAGCTCCAGCAACGAGCAAAGGACGATCCCGACAAGGCTTAAGAACGAGAC is drawn from Anatilimnocola floriformis and contains these coding sequences:
- a CDS encoding oligosaccharide flippase family protein, which translates into the protein MTHDDPSTEPVESALQASAALTSATRRGAPLVLIGHLASQLIGLGTLAILFRLLGPAEFGLLAAVLPAVMLPRMAATLGPGIAVMQRRDLSQMQLSVLFWLQVFAGIAATATTVVICWLQARYYHEPALFAVGVVLAGGTLFAALGNQHQALLERDLRFGAASLLRLVAQLIACIAAIGWAVYRPDVWALVIQHVLELAVLFVGSWLLLKWWPAWPKRPWHVRELLNFSVAYSVSSLVHFLAQNLEKILLPFFFGVTGNRALGLYSQAFGLMIKPVYLLTSPLTGVMVSSLAKAEPGSELYSRLTARFFRMSALGLFPCAIGLSLVSNDLMLLVGGGAWRDGGELLGWLAPAIISIGLQNLAIFVLASRGRGRELLIASFWLLALLLQGAAIGMYVGGHNAGNESLNASLGLAIAFTLVHLFVWCLPFLWFALQIVQVSPWQIARQLWPAARSAAVMGLVVIVTRELVFKQDNYSPSVRLATLVLTGVVTYLLIAAREILQLRREWAN
- a CDS encoding DUF1559 family PulG-like putative transporter, which translates into the protein MSSRNRGFTLVELLVVIAIIGILVALLLPAVQAAREAARRMRCTNNVKQLTLACHNFEDTFKTLPYGRKYDFWDTYTWTQLTLPYIEQRAVHENYWTLTQTPNTGSYPGPNGPIGDDARLRLARHTVIPTWNCPTDLGVKQNEIGTAAYGFIRGNYRGCVGSGDMYGLAPSNVTGTGWSMGAFGVKSGQSSDPGATVQTMGCKLAEITDGTANTLLISEGISNSVTPGWGGPIGEIIYGNIGGALFNSTLTPNSTIADQVYGPCPAAAGDTRYRAPCATLGGSAWFQPSAQGAHAAARSFHPAGVVVSLADGSTRFVMDSVDVLIWRAAGTRDGGESLALP
- a CDS encoding ribosomal protein L7/L12, whose translation is MPSCIHCLRELPVATPVCAYCGASQPAQVGQPQPVGHNQSRGPLSDALLDEVLVIIGRGHKMEAIKVVKDATGLSLLDAKQIVDRLAVEQLANRQAIEPVQILAQPSPVIDRQQIEQLVRQGQKLEAIKIYRQQAGCSLLEAKQEVEALEAALTQQPAAGGGSGGRGCFGMVILLAVLVGIGAIALIR
- a CDS encoding DUF1559 family PulG-like putative transporter — its product is MPIHFSCPYCGETTLVDDPFAGHTGPCVNCGRLVTVPSARAGYSFRAAVQGVRRGNYQLAIIGGLLVIGFGIAFFAFYQAVGKPALLAANQAAAKRTCANNLRKIGQAILAYQAANNGNFPPAYSVDAAGKPLHSWRVLILPYLGSEGQLLHQQINLNEPWDAPQNLSLAAQMPRLFASPLDQNARTLHESNYVVITGPKTMFPDAASRNMTDIKDDPASTLLVVEVESNGKSWMEPVDLVGNQIDFQIGGDLGGNHSNGANVLFADGEVRFLPDNTSAADIEAMSTVAGHEGVERPRH
- a CDS encoding bifunctional 4-hydroxy-2-oxoglutarate aldolase/2-dehydro-3-deoxy-phosphogluconate aldolase, translated to MPSSLARVLDSCIVAVIRAESGELLVDVAEALLAGGVDVMEVTFTVPKAVQVLEKVADKLGKRVLLGAGTVLDPETCRAALLAGAEFIVSPAVNVQVIEMCKRYSKPIMPGAFTPTEVVTAWQAGADIVKIFPSEITGPKYLKALHGPLPHIRLMPTGGVNLETATDFLKAGACALGVGSSLVDPKVVAAGDLKKIENLAKQYQQLVKDFRSK